The Chloroflexota bacterium genome segment CGGGCGATGTCCGGAATCTGGCCGTTGACGGCCTCCACCCGCAGCAGCCCGAAGTACTTCTCAGCCTCTTTTGGCGGCCGCACATGGCCCGTCACCCAGTCCCCGGTCCGCAGCCCGAAACGCCGGATCTGCGACTGCGAGACGTAGACATCAGCCTGCCCCGGCAGCAGCCGCTCCTGCCGCAGGAAGCCAAAGCCCTCGTCGACGATCTGGAGAACGCCGCCGGCGAAGATGTTCCCCTGCCGCTCGGCCTGCGCCTGCAGGATCCGGAACACCAGCTCGGTGGTACGCGACCCTTCGACGTCGGAGACGCCGACGCTGGAGGCGATTGCCTCGATCTCCGCTCGCGAGCACGCCTCCAACCCCGCGAGCGTCAGCTCTGAGCCGGCAGCGTCACCAGGACTCAGCGCGTCGTCATGTCCTGCATCGCCGGCAGCACGAACTGGCCGACGCGGCGGCCGCGGGCGGTCGGCGCTGACGGAGGGCAACGAGGATACGGGGTGTTCGGAGAGAGTCACACGAACCTACCAGAGCGAGGTCGGACTCGGGAGATCACGGGCAGCCTGGGCGGAGCGGAGACACGACCGCACCAGGGAAATCGCGGCGCTTCGGGGATGACCAAGGATACCACCCCCCAGGGTCATTGCCATAATTTAATCGTGACCGGTCCACCTGGTCTCGAACTGCTCTGAAAGCGTTGCGCCGGACCGGCGCGGACGCCGGCAGCCCGTCTGTTCTAGGGCTGCCGACGCAACGCCCGCACGTCGAAGATGCGGTACGCGCCGAGGCTGACATCGGTCACGCCCGCCGGTTCCAGGTCTTCGAGCATGTCCAGGTAGCGACGGCGCTCGCGGTCACGTCCGTCGAGCAGCACGTAGTCCACCTGATAGCTCACCAACAGCTCACGCAGCCGGTCGGGCCCGAGGTTCACCGGCAACAGCGTGGCGGGGCGTCCCGTGAAGTAGGTAAATGGCCACGGCTGCGCGTGCGCCAGCACGGCCAGCGGCTCCGTCCGGGTATTGACCCAGTTGACGACGCGCATCAGGTCGCCGTCGCGGACCCAGCGTGGCGGCGCAGTCCAGACCAGCCCCTCATCCTTGCGCGTTCCAACGGGCAGCTCGCCGTAGCGAAACTCGCCGCGATACTGCCGGATCAGATGCGGGGTCCAGAGCACCAACGCGCCGACGACGATCAGATGGGTCAGCCCGAGTCGTGGCCCCGGCCGGGCCGTTGCTCGTCCAGGTGTCGGAAGCGGCAGACGGTCCAGTCGGAGCCGCCGCAGCCCGTCCACGACAAACGGGAACAGCAGCAGCATCGTCAGCAGCAGATAGCGGTCTTGAAACGTGGACCACGTCAGACCGTAGAAGGCGAAGTTTGTGACGGCGACGACCAGCGGCACGACGGCTGCGCGTGGGTACTCGCGCCGGGCCAGCGCCCAGACGACCATCGGCCAGCCGAGCGCCAACGGCAGCATCAGCTCCCACTCGGCGAACAGCAAGTAGGCATAGGACGAGAACGTCTCGCCTATCGTCCGCAGCACCAGCGCGCTGTTCTCAGAGATGAACTGCGCGGCGGTCGGCAGCGGCTTCTGGAAGCCGAACTCCATGACCTCCGGATCCTTGTAGAGCGCGTAGAGGTAGGTCTGTCCGGAGTAGAAGAGCGAGCCGCGCGTCACGATGCTGTAGGCCGAGATCGGAACGAACGAGAGGCCGACGCCGGCCGCGTAGGCCAGCAGCGGTCGGATGACGTCGCGCCGCCGGGCGGCCAGCATCATCGCCGTCACCGCCAACGCACCGACCAACGACAGCACCGTCGGCCTGGTCAGGTAGGCCAGCCCGAGCACGACACCGGCCAGGCCAGACGTCCGCACCGATGGCCGTTCGACGCGCTGCATCATCAGGTAGGTCGCCAGCAACGAGAGGCCGATCGCCAGCGCCTCGGTCATCGGCCAGAGCATGCGCTCGGTGACCAGTGGCGTCACGATGGTCAACAGCGCCGCCAGCACCCCGACCTCCCGCCCGAACAGCTGCCGCCCGATCAGGGCCACCAGCGTCACCGACAGCCCGCTCAGTACGGCGTTGAGCACCTGCGCCGCCACCGACTCGAAGCCCAACTTCAGCAGCAGCGCGACCAGGATCGGGAAGAGCGGAGGGCGCTCGGCCAGCCCGTGATGGAGCACGTCCGTGCCGCCAAAGTGAAACGCTTTGACGCCCAGCAGGAAACCCTGGCCCGCCGCCAGCCGCCGCGCAATGTCGAGATACTCGACGGCGTCCGGTCCAAGGATCAGCACCCGGGACACGATGGGCAGGTACAGCACGCAGGCCAGCACCCCGAGCGCGATCTCGGGCCACGCGCCAAACAGGCGCGCCACCGCGCTCCGCACAACGCGCCGCCGGACGGTGGACACGGCACGGCCGGCGTGCGGCTCGGATGGCGCGGCGACGGGGGGCGTCACCCGCTGGTGGATGGCATCGGACATCGCGGCCGGGAGTATACGGCCACGTCTCAGGCGGTCGGGAGTGTCACCAGGGCGATTGCATGTTCACTGGTGTACCCGATGCATCATGGAACGGGCGGTCGGGGACTGAAGTCCCCGCCTACAGTCATGCCGTCGCTGCGCGACGGCCGTCGGGAACGGCAGGCACTGGTGCGACTGGAGCGTCGCGCAGCGACTGCAGGATCGTAGGCGGGGCTTTCAAGCCCCGACGCCGCCGCACGACGACATCAACGTGCAATCCCCCTGGGAGTGTCACCTAGTTGCTAGTAGGAACGGCGACAGGCAACCTATACTCGGTGTAACGACGCGGGCGTCAGCCTCACACTGCTGAGCCTGGACGGGAATTGCGCGGGCAGACGCCTGACAGGGAGCACGAGTGACCGATCGGCCAGGAGAGTACGTCAACGCGGCCACCGACGGCCCGCGTATCGACGTCGGGCAGCTATCCGTGGTCGGGCGGGTCCGGACCGGCAACGAGGACAGCGTCCTCTGCGAGCCGCCCGAGAGCGCGCTGGCGTCGAGCAAGGGGCTGTTCTGCGCCGTGGCCGACGGCATGGGCGGCCACGCTGCCGGCGAAGAGGCCAGCAGGCTGGCCGTGCAGGTGGCGCATCGCCTCTTCTACGAGACCAACGGTATGGACCCGATGGAGGCCTTGCGGTTGGCCGTCGTGCAGGCCAACTCCGAGGTCTTCGAGGCCGGCGCCGGGGCCACGGGCCGCGATCACATGGGCAGTACCCTCACGGCAGCCGTCCTCTTCGAGCACCGGGTGGTGGTCGGGCACGTGGGCGACAGCCGCGCCTACATCGTCCACGGCGACACGATTCGGCCGCTCACACGGGACCACTCGTGGGTTGCCGAAGAGGTCGAGGCCGGCCGCATGACGCGCGAGCAGGCCCGTGTCAGCCCTCGCCGGAACATCATCACCCGGGCGCTCGGGTTACGCCCCGATGTCCAGGTTGATTCCTACGAGGCCGAGCTGACGCCCGGCGACTTCGTCGTCATCTGCTCGGACGGCCTGCACGGACTCGTCAGCGACGATGAGATCCTGGCCTACGTGCAGCGGTTGCGGCCCGCCGACTCGGTGGCCTCGCTGGTCAACCTTGCGAACAACCGAGGTGGCCCGGACAACATCTCGCTGGTCGTCGCTCGGGTGCGCGACCACGAGCGCGACGAGACTGACACGGCGCGCGGCATCCCGGCTCTGAATGACGCATCCTTCGAGACGGTCCGCGCCGAGCGGCCAGACCTCGCACCGACGAACCAGTTGCCAGCATCCGTCGCCTACGATCCGTCGATGTCCGAGATGCCGACGGCGCCGGGCCTGCCGGTCCCGCCACCGCCGACCACGCCCTACCCGCCGGCTGCCGTCCCCGCCGACGCTCCGACGGCGCCGTCGCCGATGCCGGCGCGGCCCACGCCGCAACAACTCGCCCCGCTGCCCAGCGAGCCGCGCGCGCGGCGCAACGGTGGCCTGACGCTCCTCATCGTCCTGCTGCTGCTGCTGGTGGCCGGCGCCGCCATCGGCTTCGGGCTGGCCTACATGGCCAATATCCCGTTGCTGCCCGGCTCGTCGTAGGCTCGCGTCAAACGCTCAGACATCCAGCTCGGCGACGAGGTCGATCTCCCAGGTCATCTCGTCCTCGACGCTGAGGATCGCCAGGCGCGGCGGCTCCAGCCCGAAATCGGTCAGCTTGATGCGGGCCGTCGCTACGCCGACGAGCGTCGTTCCGTCAAGTTTTGCCCGGGCCTCCCAGACAATCGGACGCTCCTGCCCCTTGATGGTCATGACCCCAGGAATCTGGAACGTCGCTTCCTGCCCCGGCTGGACCGAGCCCGGGCCGGCTGGACCGTTCGACCGGAACTCCGCGTACGGGAACTGGGCCGTCTGGAGGGTGTTCTGCTTGATGAAGTTGTCACGACGCGTCTGATCGCTCACGAGCGTCCGCAGGTCGATGCGCATACCCACGATCTGACCGCGCAGTTGGCCCGGGCCGTCCATGACGATGTCGCCGTCGATCTCGTTCGTGCGGCCCACAGCTTCCGCCAGCCCAGGCTGGTTCACGAACGTCTCGCGGGCGCGGTAGCGGGCTTCAGACTTGTCCTGCACGATCTGATAGCGGGCGACGCCAGCGCTGCCCGCCGCCACGGCAGTGGCCGAGACCCCTGCCGCCGCGACTGGGCTCGCATCTGGGCTGGCCGGCGCCGAGGCAGCGGCCGGGCTGGCCGGCGGGGCGATGGCGGCCGGGCTCGCGGCGGCCACTGGTGACGGACTTCCGGCCACAACAACCGGCGAGGGGCTGGGCAGCGGACTGGCTGTCGGCGCGAGCAGTGCGATCATCGCCGTGGGGGTGGAAGGCGCGGGCGAGCCGGCCGGCGTAGGTGGGCTGCTGACGACGCGTGTCGCGGCAGCGGAGTCGCTGCCACCGCCGCAGCCCGTAACCAGGATGCTCAACGCAAAGATGAGCAGCAAACGGAGAATCAACGTGCCACCTCGTGCGGACTCTGATGATCGTACACAGGTGGCATACGCGGCAGCATCGTATTCGGACCTGAACCGCTGACGTCACGGCGTCCGCGCAGCGCCCGGGGTCGATTGCAGAGGTCAGCGGAGGGCGTGCGCCAGTCCCACCACCGCCTGCTCGAAGCAGGCAATCGGCGCACGAACGGTGCCCGCCCCCACCTGCCCGACGCCAGCCTGTCGATGCGCGATCCCGGTGTTGATGATCGGCTCGATGCCCGTCGCTACCACGAGCCGCACGTCGATGCCGGTCGGTGCGCCGCCGAAGTCCAGGGCCGGAATGGCGAAGTCCGGGTTGCGGGCAACCGTGATCTCCAGCATCTCGTTGCTGATCGCGATGGCGTCCCCGAAGCCTCCCGCACCGACATACGGCACCACGGCCGGCGCGGCGGCCATGCTGAACGCCCCGACGCCCACTGTCTCTGTGATCGCGGAGTCGCCGATGTCCGGGTTGCCGTCCGCTGCCGTGTAGCCGCCAAAGTACAGGCCCTTCGGCGTGTTGACGGGCGCGGTGTACCAGCGGTCGCCGGTCGCCCCGAGCCGCACGCCAAACTCGACGCCGTTCCGGCAGAGCGCCGTCGCGATGCTGCTCTCAGCGCCCGCGGCGTGCGCAGCATCCGCGATAGCCTTGCACGCGGCCATCGCAACGTTCAGGAAGAACTGGTCGGTCTGGCCCATAAACTGCACCACCGATGCCTGCTGGTCGGCCGGCAGGCCGGCCCGCGCCAGCAGCGGCGCGACTTCTCGGAGCAGCAGCAGCGTGGCCGCGATGTTCCGCTGGTGCATCTCGTCGCCCATGGTCAGCGCGCGACCCATGATCGCCCGCAGATCGACGCCCGCTCCCTGGCGCAGCGCCGACCCGAGCGCCGGGCCAGCCACGTCACGCAGCCAGCGCAGCCGCTCGATGACCTCAGGGCCGTTCGCTCCGAACCGCAGCACCCGTCCCACGCCCTCGTTGAAGGTGCAGAACGCCGTCCAGCCGCTCGTGCGCTCCTCCACGAAGAGCAGCGGCATCGTGCCCGAGGTGATGCCACCCATCGGCCCGACCCCGCCCGCGCGGTGACACGGCAGGAAGTCGACGCCGCCCGACGCCAGCAGCGCTTCGGCCGCCTCGGGCGTCTCGGCCCACCCTTCGTAGAGCGCCGCCCCGACAGCCGCGCCCTGCATCGGGCCGGTCATATCGGGATAGCTCAGCGGCGGCCCGGCGTGCAGCAGCACGCGATCTCGCAGCTCGGGCACCACATCGCGGGCGGGGCGCACGTCCACCAGATAGGGGCGCGCCGCCATCAGCGCGGCGACCACACGAGCGTTGGCAGCCTCGATGCGGGCGGCTGTGGCCGGCTCCGCCAGTTGCCGCAACGCCTCCAGCACCAGCGGCCCACCGCTCGGCGGCCGCCAGTCGACGGTCACGATGTTCGGATCCCAGGGCCGCACGGCGTCGCCAAACTGCCCGACGCCGACATTGATGGCGCGCGGCCCCGCCGCCAGCAGGCGGCTCGCCGCGTTTGTCGTCAGATCGCCGCTCACCCCTCCACCTCCGCCAGCAGCGCGGCGACCCGCCCGGCCACCGCCGCCGCCAGGCTCGACGAACGGACCACGCGCACCCCGGCATCCTCCAGGAGCGCCCGCTGCCGACCGTACCCCTGGGCATCGTCTTCGGTGCCGCACAGCGACGCCAGGATCTCCAGCGACGCGCCGCGCGCCTGGGCCATCGCGCGAGCATCGAGCACGGCCGGCGTCAGCGCACCGGCCGGGTCGGCATGCGAGCCGGTTCCGAGGATCACGTCCAGCAGGATGAGCCCGACCTCGTCGCGCGCGGCCTCGGCGGTCAGCTCGGCGTTTCGCAGGCGTGGATCGATCAGGGGATGCGGCCGGCCGCGCGTGTAGGCGTCGTCGCCGAGATCGAGGATGCCGTGCGGCCCGATCTTCAGCACCTCGCCCGCTCGGCTCGCGCCATCGGCCAGCGAGGCGACGCCCAGCGCCCGGCTGACGGCGGACGCAGCCTCCTGTGCCAGCGTTCCGCCGGCGAACAGCCCGCGCACGGCGCGCTGCTTCGGCAACAGGCCCATCACGATCTGGCGGGCCACGCCCTCGGCCTCGTCGGGATCGGGGGGCGGTGGCGGAGGCTCGCCGTTCGCCAACGCCACGGCGCACCGTGCCGCGTGCTCGAGATCGACGGCAAGGGTCACCGAACGGGAGGTCGCCGCGGCGGCATCGGCCCCGCCGAGGAAGTAGACGACCGACGGCTTGCCCGTGGCGGCCAGCCGGTCGAGCACCGCGCGCTCAACGGCGGCATCGCCCGGCTTGGCGATCCCGACGAGCACCTGCGTAGCCGGGTCGACGGCCAGCGCATCGATAGCCGCGAGAAACGTTCGACCGCCCACAGCGCCGTAGAGGTCACGGCCACCCGTCCCGATCGCATGAGAGACCCCGCCCCCCAGGCGGTGGATCTGGCTGGTGATCTCTTGCAGCCCGGTCCCAGACGATCCGACGACGCCAATCGGGCCACGGCGGACGGCGTTCGCGAAGCCCAGCGGCGCTTCGCCGACGATGGCAGTCCCGCAGTCCGGCCCCATCACCAGCAGCCCGAGTTCAGCAGCCTCCTGCTTGAGCGCCACCTCGTCTGCCAGGGAGACGTTGTCGCTGAACAGGAAGACGTGCAGGCCGGCGGCCAGCGCAGCTCGGGCCTCCAGGGCGGCGTACTCGCCCGGCACGGAGATCAACGCAAGGTTGGCATCCGCTCGCGCCCGCGCAGCGGACCGCAGCGTCCTCGGCTGGCGCGCGGTCGAACCGCCCACCCCCGCGCCGCCGGCCGATCCGCCAGCAGCGGCCAGCAGACGCTCAGCCTCGGCCAGCACCGACGCCGCGAAGGCAGCGTCGGAAACCTCAAGCCCGATGCACAGGTCGTTTGGCCCGGCCCGTGCACAGTCAGGCGTCAGGAGGCCCGTGGCGTGCATGATCTCCAGGTTGGCCGGCGTGCCCATCATGGCCGACGCTTGCACGACGCCAGCGGTCTCGGACAGGGCGCTGCTCAACACCATCAGCGCCACGGAGTCGCGGTAAGTCTTCGCCTTCAACAGACCGATGATCGGCACGTGCGCGCTCCAGCATCATGCGGACATCGGCCCTGACATCCGGGTGGCGGGACGATACCATGCTTCGGAGGCGCTACACGAGGCGCCGCGTCCCGCCGTGTCCCAACAAGCGAACTGTACGCAGGCGCAGGGTTACCATTCTGTCACAATAGAGTCAACTGTCGGGGTGCCTCGGCGACTGACGGGGAGGTGTACGGACCGTGCAGCTTTCAGACCTGCTGAGACGGATGACTGCGAGCGAGCGAGCCACGCTCGTCGAGCGGCGCAACGTCCCCCCGTCCTTCCGCTCGAATGACAAGAGTCTCACCGAGGCGCTTTCCACACCATCATCGGTGATCGTCGCCTTGGCCGAGCTGGGCGTCGCCCAGATCCAGATACTTGACTGGCTGGCCACCAGACCGAACCTCCGCGCGTCCTGGTCAGACCTGCTTGCGGACCTGAAGGGGCGCGTTCCCGACGACCTCCTGCTGACCTTGCTTCAGGACCAACGGCTGATGGGGCTGCTCGACTTCAAGGCCGATGCCAGGAGCGGTTACGTCGAAACGTATCCGGCGGCCGTCGCGGTCCTGCCGTCGGCGCGGCAACGGAAGCTCATCGACCGCCTCAGGCCGCTCAACAGCGACGTCGTCGGACGGATGTGTTCGTCGGCGGGCATCCGCAATGCGCCGACGCGCAAGGACGACCGCGTCGCCGCCCTCAATGCACTTCTGACCGATCCCGACCGGTGTCGAGCGCTGGTTCGGAGCCTGTCGGCTGGGGCGCAGCAGTTGTTTGCGGAGATCGTCGAGCGGCGTTCAGCCATCACGCTGGATGAGCTGCACGGACGCTTCAAGCCGTCTGGCCACTACTACTACGGCGGAGCATACTGGACCGTGGATGCGATCTGGCTCGGAGCCCAGAAAAATGAGACGCCCGATCCAGTCACTGAGTTGATGCGCTGCGCCCTCCTGATTGGAGACGCACAGTACAACGCCTACTGGACCCCGACCTCATACTTCATCCCGGCCGACGTGCGCTCGGCGTTCTCGGGCGAAGGCTCGCTGGATGGAGTCGCGCTCGTGCCGCCGCGACTTGAGCCAGCCGATGTTGCCACGAGCGATAGCCCCAACATCGGGCCGTTTCTGCGTGACCTCGGCCATCTTGTCGGCTTCGTGGCGACGGGGCAATGCGAGTGGAGGCAGGATGGACAGCCGTACAAGCGCAGCCTGACCGCCCTCGGCAAGCTCATCGGCAACTCCAACGAGTCGTACCTGGCACAGCTCTGGCTCGCGGCGAACGCCAGCGGACTGCTGACCCCGGCCGGCCGGCCGGGATCGCTGGCCCAGCCACCCGTCACCGCCGCCAGACTGGGAGACGGGCCGCCGAAGCAACTGTTTCAGCGCGTCCTCATGGGACTGCTGTCGGTCAATACCGTTGTGCTGGACCGGGGCGGCCTGTACCAGCTTACGGACAGCCCGCTCGCACGGGTGCTACTCCTCCTGAAAAGCATGCCCACCGACACCTGGGTGACCGCTGCGTCCGTCGAGGCGTGGTCGCAGTTCACCTGGCCCATCACCTTCAAGCCCGAGCTTGTGGGTCTGTCGGGGACGCCCTATCCGGTCGTCAAGAACGATCTCGGGCG includes the following:
- a CDS encoding YceI family protein, whose product is MILRLLLIFALSILVTGCGGGSDSAAATRVVSSPPTPAGSPAPSTPTAMIALLAPTASPLPSPSPVVVAGSPSPVAAASPAAIAPPASPAAASAPASPDASPVAAAGVSATAVAAGSAGVARYQIVQDKSEARYRARETFVNQPGLAEAVGRTNEIDGDIVMDGPGQLRGQIVGMRIDLRTLVSDQTRRDNFIKQNTLQTAQFPYAEFRSNGPAGPGSVQPGQEATFQIPGVMTIKGQERPIVWEARAKLDGTTLVGVATARIKLTDFGLEPPRLAILSVEDEMTWEIDLVAELDV
- the fdrA gene encoding acyl-CoA synthetase FdrA, whose product is MPIIGLLKAKTYRDSVALMVLSSALSETAGVVQASAMMGTPANLEIMHATGLLTPDCARAGPNDLCIGLEVSDAAFAASVLAEAERLLAAAGGSAGGAGVGGSTARQPRTLRSAARARADANLALISVPGEYAALEARAALAAGLHVFLFSDNVSLADEVALKQEAAELGLLVMGPDCGTAIVGEAPLGFANAVRRGPIGVVGSSGTGLQEITSQIHRLGGGVSHAIGTGGRDLYGAVGGRTFLAAIDALAVDPATQVLVGIAKPGDAAVERAVLDRLAATGKPSVVYFLGGADAAAATSRSVTLAVDLEHAARCAVALANGEPPPPPPDPDEAEGVARQIVMGLLPKQRAVRGLFAGGTLAQEAASAVSRALGVASLADGASRAGEVLKIGPHGILDLGDDAYTRGRPHPLIDPRLRNAELTAEAARDEVGLILLDVILGTGSHADPAGALTPAVLDARAMAQARGASLEILASLCGTEDDAQGYGRQRALLEDAGVRVVRSSSLAAAVAGRVAALLAEVEG
- a CDS encoding serine/threonine-protein phosphatase produces the protein MTDRPGEYVNAATDGPRIDVGQLSVVGRVRTGNEDSVLCEPPESALASSKGLFCAVADGMGGHAAGEEASRLAVQVAHRLFYETNGMDPMEALRLAVVQANSEVFEAGAGATGRDHMGSTLTAAVLFEHRVVVGHVGDSRAYIVHGDTIRPLTRDHSWVAEEVEAGRMTREQARVSPRRNIITRALGLRPDVQVDSYEAELTPGDFVVICSDGLHGLVSDDEILAYVQRLRPADSVASLVNLANNRGGPDNISLVVARVRDHERDETDTARGIPALNDASFETVRAERPDLAPTNQLPASVAYDPSMSEMPTAPGLPVPPPPTTPYPPAAVPADAPTAPSPMPARPTPQQLAPLPSEPRARRNGGLTLLIVLLLLLVAGAAIGFGLAYMANIPLLPGSS
- a CDS encoding helicase-associated domain-containing protein — protein: MQLSDLLRRMTASERATLVERRNVPPSFRSNDKSLTEALSTPSSVIVALAELGVAQIQILDWLATRPNLRASWSDLLADLKGRVPDDLLLTLLQDQRLMGLLDFKADARSGYVETYPAAVAVLPSARQRKLIDRLRPLNSDVVGRMCSSAGIRNAPTRKDDRVAALNALLTDPDRCRALVRSLSAGAQQLFAEIVERRSAITLDELHGRFKPSGHYYYGGAYWTVDAIWLGAQKNETPDPVTELMRCALLIGDAQYNAYWTPTSYFIPADVRSAFSGEGSLDGVALVPPRLEPADVATSDSPNIGPFLRDLGHLVGFVATGQCEWRQDGQPYKRSLTALGKLIGNSNESYLAQLWLAANASGLLTPAGRPGSLAQPPVTAARLGDGPPKQLFQRVLMGLLSVNTVVLDRGGLYQLTDSPLARVLLLLKSMPTDTWVTAASVEAWSQFTWPITFKPELVGLSGTPYPVVKNDLGRLVLVHGTTADGVDAVMFPSAMYAAVDPNPKVSSTALPPWEDSWIVQPDRTIVAPPNLHIDALVDLWQIANLESNQGASVFRISAQSISRALNEGLTPAKIREKLTQGSRVPLPATIERLIDDQSARYGRIKVGAASTFVQTDVPELLDELRRNAKLKDLAWVDVVPGVAFVQGNSPDDVIAALRKAGHLPVRAEAEKKVTPSPAGKSVLQVINSRPLAPKEIRRLVRQAEHEDRVIYVTHSSAGKQKTDEMLPIDLHSNELHAELVSTGRDVEIDFLKIHRIELGEPASELDDDEYDPFDESDETRLDFIQALDMMIGRPRNGKKPRR
- a CDS encoding DUF1116 domain-containing protein, which gives rise to MAARPYLVDVRPARDVVPELRDRVLLHAGPPLSYPDMTGPMQGAAVGAALYEGWAETPEAAEALLASGGVDFLPCHRAGGVGPMGGITSGTMPLLFVEERTSGWTAFCTFNEGVGRVLRFGANGPEVIERLRWLRDVAGPALGSALRQGAGVDLRAIMGRALTMGDEMHQRNIAATLLLLREVAPLLARAGLPADQQASVVQFMGQTDQFFLNVAMAACKAIADAAHAAGAESSIATALCRNGVEFGVRLGATGDRWYTAPVNTPKGLYFGGYTAADGNPDIGDSAITETVGVGAFSMAAAPAVVPYVGAGGFGDAIAISNEMLEITVARNPDFAIPALDFGGAPTGIDVRLVVATGIEPIINTGIAHRQAGVGQVGAGTVRAPIACFEQAVVGLAHALR
- a CDS encoding glycosyltransferase family 39 protein, whose product is MSDAIHQRVTPPVAAPSEPHAGRAVSTVRRRVVRSAVARLFGAWPEIALGVLACVLYLPIVSRVLILGPDAVEYLDIARRLAAGQGFLLGVKAFHFGGTDVLHHGLAERPPLFPILVALLLKLGFESVAAQVLNAVLSGLSVTLVALIGRQLFGREVGVLAALLTIVTPLVTERMLWPMTEALAIGLSLLATYLMMQRVERPSVRTSGLAGVVLGLAYLTRPTVLSLVGALAVTAMMLAARRRDVIRPLLAYAAGVGLSFVPISAYSIVTRGSLFYSGQTYLYALYKDPEVMEFGFQKPLPTAAQFISENSALVLRTIGETFSSYAYLLFAEWELMLPLALGWPMVVWALARREYPRAAVVPLVVAVTNFAFYGLTWSTFQDRYLLLTMLLLFPFVVDGLRRLRLDRLPLPTPGRATARPGPRLGLTHLIVVGALVLWTPHLIRQYRGEFRYGELPVGTRKDEGLVWTAPPRWVRDGDLMRVVNWVNTRTEPLAVLAHAQPWPFTYFTGRPATLLPVNLGPDRLRELLVSYQVDYVLLDGRDRERRRYLDMLEDLEPAGVTDVSLGAYRIFDVRALRRQP